In Atribacterota bacterium, one DNA window encodes the following:
- the rnz gene encoding ribonuclease Z, with product MLEKVIFFGTGAGMPTNERNVASMAVFLEESGNFWLFDCGEGTQQRIIAAGLKLSKLRAIFISHLHGDHIFGLPGLLATRGLQGIKSTIDIFGPDGLGSYLNNSLNYSSTHIPYSYNINEIKPEKYKTKKLLWEKDSYKVYCAALNHQIDCFGYAVNEKYVKKNILVNRLSELGIPPGPIYKEIKRKEQITLEDGKMLKTDDFLKKSVIMRKISYCTDTMFSENAVDLSKNADLLIHEATFSNDEKQEAEKSFHSTIEDALEVARKAEVKHLVLTHFSPRYQKTKNSKYNWDSIKKEVIRRYPETTFAEDLMEIKINL from the coding sequence ATGTTAGAGAAGGTTATATTTTTTGGTACTGGTGCAGGAATGCCTACTAATGAAAGAAATGTTGCCTCAATGGCTGTTTTCTTAGAGGAAAGTGGTAATTTCTGGTTATTTGATTGTGGAGAGGGAACACAACAAAGAATTATTGCGGCTGGACTGAAATTATCGAAATTAAGGGCAATTTTTATAAGTCATTTGCATGGTGATCATATCTTTGGTTTGCCCGGGTTGCTTGCTACTCGTGGTTTACAGGGAATAAAAAGCACTATTGATATTTTTGGGCCAGATGGATTGGGTTCATATCTTAATAATAGCCTTAATTATTCCAGTACACATATACCTTATTCTTACAATATAAATGAGATAAAACCGGAAAAATACAAAACAAAAAAATTATTATGGGAAAAGGATAGCTACAAGGTATACTGTGCAGCTCTCAACCACCAAATAGACTGTTTTGGTTATGCAGTTAATGAAAAATATGTGAAAAAGAACATTCTTGTTAACAGATTATCAGAATTGGGTATTCCTCCCGGACCAATATATAAGGAAATAAAGAGGAAAGAACAGATAACCCTGGAAGATGGAAAAATGTTAAAAACCGATGATTTTTTAAAGAAATCTGTAATTATGAGAAAAATATCTTATTGCACTGATACTATGTTTTCAGAAAATGCTGTTGATTTATCTAAAAATGCTGATTTGCTTATACATGAAGCTACATTTTCTAATGATGAAAAGCAGGAGGCTGAAAAAAGCTTTCACTCCACAATTGAGGATGCTTTAGAAGTGGCAAGAAAGGCAGAAGTTAAGCATCTTGTTTTAACCCATTTTAGTCCCAGATATCAGAAAACAAAAAATAGTAAGTACAATTGGGATAGTATCAAGAAAGAAGTTATAAGAAGGTATCCCGAAACTACTTTCGCCGAAGATTTGATGGAAATAAAAATAAATTTGTAG
- the greA gene encoding transcription elongation factor GreA: MNDRKIMLTEEGLEKIKSELHELKTVKRKEIAEKISHAVAFGEIAENAEYRSAKNEQAFIEGRILTLEKVIENCELIDTSKNDQTVVSPGSKIVVEDIKKKEKIEYTLVDYIESDPSSGKISIASPIGKAVLGRKVGDKVKIRVPAGSLNYKILNIK, encoded by the coding sequence ATGAACGACCGAAAGATTATGCTGACTGAAGAAGGGCTGGAAAAAATTAAATCAGAACTGCATGAATTAAAGACTGTAAAAAGAAAAGAAATTGCTGAAAAAATAAGCCATGCAGTAGCATTCGGTGAAATAGCGGAGAATGCTGAATATCGGTCTGCCAAAAATGAACAGGCTTTTATCGAAGGCAGAATATTGACATTGGAAAAGGTTATTGAAAATTGTGAGCTCATTGACACATCGAAAAATGACCAAACAGTTGTTTCTCCAGGTTCAAAGATTGTTGTTGAAGATATTAAGAAAAAGGAAAAGATAGAGTATACATTAGTTGATTATATTGAATCTGATCCATCTTCCGGCAAGATATCCATTGCTTCGCCTATTGGTAAAGCAGTTTTGGGAAGAAAAGTGGGCGATAAAGTTAAAATCAGAGTACCTGCGGGCAGCTTAAATTATAAAATATTAAATATTAAATAA
- a CDS encoding transcriptional regulator, with the protein MNIIRIGEKVLYREKLEREISKILKLRTEGLTQGEVARKLGIERTFVSRLESLGEIRKGKKIALVGFPIKNKMEILKKAQEVGIDFTLILTQQERINFIKDRTKTNLFNEIISIISNLIDYDLIVFLGSDKRVEVVEKLFSIQVVGVEIGKSPITEDKYVDPETIMEILNKVKAISINRR; encoded by the coding sequence ATGAATATTATTAGAATTGGTGAAAAAGTTCTCTACCGGGAAAAGTTGGAGCGGGAAATCAGTAAAATATTAAAACTCAGAACAGAAGGACTAACACAGGGAGAGGTTGCCAGAAAGCTGGGGATTGAAAGAACTTTTGTTTCCAGGCTCGAAAGCCTGGGAGAAATCAGGAAAGGAAAAAAAATTGCCCTGGTTGGTTTTCCGATAAAAAACAAAATGGAAATTTTAAAAAAAGCCCAGGAAGTAGGTATTGATTTCACTCTAATATTGACACAACAAGAACGCATTAATTTTATTAAGGACAGGACAAAAACAAACCTATTTAATGAAATCATTTCTATTATCAGTAATTTGATAGATTATGATTTGATTGTCTTTTTAGGCTCTGATAAAAGAGTAGAAGTTGTGGAAAAATTATTCAGCATACAAGTCGTTGGGGTAGAAATTGGAAAATCACCAATAACTGAAGATAAATATGTTGACCCAGAGACAATCATGGAAATATTAAACAAAGTTAAAGCAATTTCAATAAACAGGAGATAA
- the mutM gene encoding DNA-formamidopyrimidine glycosylase, producing MPELPEVETIRRDLEKIITKKILIKVQVKTPILIKKPKINEFIYKLKNILITGVTRRGKYIIIHFDTMDSLIIHLGMSGRFEYTSSNELPSKIFKKQQKHNHLFFFFKDGSRLIYNDVRKFGKIWLLEKGENLPRIENLGFEPLDEEFNFDKFYKLLVDSTKNIKQLLMDQKIIAGIGNIYANEILFNSRIHPLRKTYSLSEDEAKKIYLNIKRILVDAINLRGTTMVDESYVDLQGNTGSYGGTLNVYGKKNDTCPVCGNPLKIIRIENRSTFVCSKCQK from the coding sequence ATGCCAGAACTCCCTGAAGTAGAAACCATTAGAAGAGATCTGGAAAAAATAATAACAAAGAAAATACTAATCAAAGTCCAAGTAAAAACCCCTATTCTCATAAAAAAACCCAAGATTAATGAATTTATATATAAGCTAAAAAACATCCTAATAACAGGTGTAACAAGGCGAGGAAAATATATAATAATTCACTTTGATACAATGGATTCTCTAATAATTCATCTTGGTATGAGTGGTCGATTTGAATATACATCAAGTAACGAATTACCTTCAAAAATTTTCAAAAAACAACAAAAGCATAATCATCTGTTTTTCTTTTTTAAGGATGGGAGTAGGCTGATCTATAATGATGTAAGAAAATTTGGGAAAATATGGCTTTTAGAAAAGGGTGAAAATTTGCCAAGAATTGAAAACCTGGGATTTGAGCCATTGGATGAAGAATTTAATTTTGATAAATTTTATAAATTATTAGTAGATAGTACAAAAAATATAAAGCAATTATTAATGGATCAGAAAATTATTGCCGGTATAGGCAATATATATGCAAATGAGATTCTTTTTAATTCCAGGATTCATCCACTGCGCAAGACATATTCATTATCAGAGGATGAAGCAAAAAAGATTTATTTGAATATTAAGAGGATTTTGGTAGATGCCATTAATCTAAGAGGCACAACAATGGTTGATGAATCTTATGTAGATTTACAGGGCAATACAGGCAGCTATGGAGGGACACTCAATGTCTATGGGAAAAAAAATGATACTTGCCCCGTCTGTGGAAATCCTCTAAAAATTATTAGAATTGAAAATAGAAGTACTTTTGTATGCTCTAAATGTCAGAAATAG
- a CDS encoding tRNA 4-thiouridine(8) synthase ThiI, whose product MTDKIKAVALYSGGLDSILAIKIILKQNINVIGLQLKTPFIENKISSYAEKYLNIRFIREDISEEFKEVALNPKYGYGKNVNPCIDCRILMFRKAGELMEREGASFIISGEVLGQRPMTQNKRSLLTISKESGYSSWILRPLSALLLPETKPEKLNIVNRFRLLDLQGRSRKRQIALARKFGINKYPAPAGGCKLTEPGFSKRIRGLLKNNFNDNDIELLKVGRHFNLRNNFRLVVGRNEIENKKIFSLVKPADFLISSKEFKGPVSLLRFYFDTNSEFSDMDILLELASKITARYCDKNSPDDIVDINIWNPDSKMNDRRFVQSLAEQEIAKYLI is encoded by the coding sequence GTGACTGATAAAATAAAAGCAGTAGCCCTTTATTCTGGCGGTTTAGATAGCATACTGGCAATAAAAATAATACTAAAGCAGAATATTAATGTAATAGGGCTGCAACTTAAAACACCATTTATAGAAAACAAAATTAGTTCATATGCAGAAAAATACTTGAATATTAGATTTATAAGAGAAGACATAAGCGAAGAATTTAAAGAGGTTGCTTTAAATCCAAAATATGGTTATGGAAAGAATGTTAACCCCTGCATTGATTGTCGTATTCTGATGTTTCGTAAGGCAGGTGAGTTGATGGAAAGAGAAGGGGCATCATTTATCATTAGTGGTGAGGTGCTTGGACAAAGGCCGATGACGCAGAATAAAAGAAGTTTATTAACAATCAGCAAAGAATCCGGTTATAGTTCATGGATTCTTAGGCCACTTTCTGCATTACTGTTGCCAGAGACTAAACCGGAGAAGCTTAATATTGTTAACCGATTCAGATTACTTGACCTGCAAGGCAGGTCAAGAAAAAGACAAATAGCACTTGCAAGAAAGTTTGGAATTAATAAATATCCTGCTCCCGCGGGAGGATGCAAATTAACTGAGCCGGGTTTTTCCAAAAGAATAAGAGGTTTACTAAAAAATAATTTTAATGATAATGACATTGAGTTATTAAAAGTTGGTCGTCACTTTAATCTCAGAAATAATTTTAGGCTGGTAGTTGGTAGAAATGAGATAGAAAATAAAAAGATATTTTCCCTGGTTAAACCTGCAGATTTTCTCATAAGTTCAAAAGAATTTAAAGGACCTGTTTCCTTATTGCGTTTTTACTTCGATACTAATAGTGAATTTTCAGATATGGACATATTATTGGAGCTGGCAAGCAAGATTACAGCAAGATATTGTGATAAGAATTCTCCTGATGATATTGTTGATATTAATATCTGGAATCCTGACAGTAAAATGAATGACAGAAGGTTTGTGCAATCATTGGCAGAACAGGAAATAGCTAAATACCTGATATAA
- the mnmA gene encoding tRNA 2-thiouridine(34) synthase MnmA, whose amino-acid sequence MKKKNVLLAMSGGIDSSVAAHLLIKDGYQVTGIYFSLVEEEDRVKSEEKNNPKYYTGGKRAQLIAKKLNIPLYEIDYRKEFEKIVIQDFIRKYYNGITPNPCILCNERIKFKLLEFYADKMNIQFLATGHYVRVQQGHTQNEFVLKRGVDKGKDQSYFLYRLNKNIFYRCIFPLGNLKKDMVKSIAAEIGIDITNIKESQEICFIPGNNYRKFIKNKNNRKTNNKPGYFIDDKGNVLGKHKGIAFYTIGQRRKIGLSLNSRKYITSIDPDKNTIVIGDEPDLYKNKLKLEDVHIISNIQKSCPLYLQVQIRYNSAAFWAKIFPDEKDNSNATVIFDEPIRAITAGQSAVFYDNENVIGGGIISN is encoded by the coding sequence ATGAAAAAGAAGAATGTTTTACTGGCAATGAGTGGAGGTATTGATAGTAGTGTTGCTGCTCATTTGTTAATAAAAGATGGCTATCAGGTAACTGGAATCTATTTTAGCCTTGTTGAAGAAGAAGATAGAGTAAAATCTGAAGAAAAGAATAATCCTAAGTATTATACTGGTGGAAAAAGAGCACAACTAATAGCGAAAAAGTTAAATATTCCCTTATATGAGATTGACTACAGAAAGGAATTTGAAAAAATTGTCATACAGGATTTTATTAGAAAATACTATAATGGAATAACTCCAAATCCCTGTATCTTATGTAATGAAAGAATTAAATTTAAATTACTTGAATTTTATGCTGATAAGATGAATATACAATTTCTTGCTACCGGACATTATGTCAGAGTTCAGCAGGGCCATACCCAGAATGAATTTGTTTTAAAAAGAGGGGTAGACAAGGGAAAAGACCAATCATATTTTCTTTATAGATTGAATAAAAATATATTTTACAGATGCATTTTTCCACTTGGCAATCTTAAGAAGGATATGGTTAAAAGTATAGCTGCTGAAATAGGAATAGATATAACAAATATTAAGGAAAGCCAGGAAATCTGTTTTATACCTGGAAATAATTATCGAAAATTCATAAAAAATAAAAATAACCGGAAAACAAATAATAAACCAGGTTATTTTATAGATGATAAAGGCAATGTATTGGGTAAACATAAGGGCATTGCTTTTTATACAATTGGTCAACGCCGAAAAATTGGGCTGTCACTAAATAGCAGGAAATATATTACAAGCATTGATCCTGATAAGAATACTATTGTTATAGGTGATGAACCGGATTTATATAAAAATAAATTGAAGCTTGAAGATGTTCATATTATTTCTAATATTCAAAAAAGCTGTCCTCTTTATTTACAGGTTCAAATTCGCTACAATTCAGCTGCATTCTGGGCGAAAATATTTCCTGATGAAAAAGATAATTCAAATGCCACTGTAATTTTTGATGAGCCAATAAGAGCAATAACAGCAGGGCAGTCTGCAGTTTTTTATGATAATGAAAATGTTATCGGTGGTGGAATTATAAGCAATTGA
- a CDS encoding pyridoxal phosphate-dependent aminotransferase family protein, translated as MGTTLKEKINQVNERANRLKENGTFFWLKTIENSAQSRVMVEGEEKIMLASYNYLGLIDHPKLKEAAIKAIEKYGTGTSGVRFLSGTTEVHKKLEEKISQFKGAEDAITYTSGYVTNLAAITSLYQNGDLIIIDKIDHASIIDGCMLSGARHKSFLHNDMDRLESILKNSDNYVNKIIIVDGVYSMDGDVANLPEISRLAKKYGAKVMVDEAHSIGVLGKTGHGIEEYFGLKDAVDIHMGTLSKTIPAVGGYIAGEKEMIQYLRHNSRPFIFSAPIPPVNAAVAIAALEVIEDEPERVENLHKNMEKFREGINSMGYNIGDTVTAIVPIIIGGEEETLQLCKMVNEMGVFICPIVFPAVPKGTSRLRSHILTHHTQGDIEEALQIFEKAGKSLGLI; from the coding sequence ATGGGAACAACTTTAAAGGAAAAAATTAATCAGGTGAATGAGAGAGCAAATCGATTGAAAGAGAATGGTACCTTCTTTTGGCTGAAAACCATTGAAAATTCTGCACAATCGAGAGTTATGGTTGAAGGGGAAGAAAAAATAATGCTGGCTTCATATAATTATTTGGGATTGATAGATCATCCTAAATTAAAGGAGGCAGCCATCAAAGCGATTGAAAAATATGGTACAGGCACTTCAGGTGTTCGTTTCTTATCGGGAACTACAGAGGTGCACAAAAAGTTGGAAGAAAAAATCTCCCAATTCAAAGGAGCTGAAGATGCTATTACTTATACCAGCGGGTATGTAACCAATTTAGCTGCTATTACTTCTCTTTACCAGAATGGTGATTTGATTATAATTGATAAAATTGATCATGCAAGCATTATTGACGGGTGTATGCTTTCAGGCGCCAGACATAAATCTTTTTTACATAACGATATGGACAGACTGGAATCTATTTTAAAAAATTCTGATAACTATGTAAATAAAATAATCATAGTTGATGGTGTTTACAGTATGGATGGTGATGTTGCAAATTTACCAGAAATATCCCGTTTAGCAAAAAAATATGGAGCAAAGGTAATGGTAGATGAGGCTCATTCTATTGGAGTACTTGGAAAAACAGGACATGGTATTGAAGAATATTTCGGATTAAAAGATGCCGTAGATATACACATGGGAACCCTTAGCAAAACTATTCCTGCTGTTGGCGGATATATTGCTGGTGAAAAAGAAATGATTCAATATTTAAGACATAATTCCAGGCCATTTATCTTTTCAGCACCCATTCCCCCGGTCAATGCTGCTGTAGCCATTGCCGCTCTGGAAGTGATTGAGGATGAGCCGGAACGAGTTGAGAATTTACATAAAAACATGGAAAAATTTAGAGAAGGCATAAATTCCATGGGTTACAATATTGGAGATACCGTTACAGCAATAGTTCCTATTATTATTGGTGGAGAAGAAGAAACATTACAGCTTTGTAAGATGGTTAATGAGATGGGTGTATTTATTTGCCCTATTGTATTCCCAGCAGTTCCAAAAGGAACTAGCAGGCTTAGATCTCATATACTTACACACCATACTCAGGGGGATATTGAAGAAGCTTTACAAATATTTGAGAAAGCCGGAAAATCATTGGGATTAATCTAA
- a CDS encoding ferredoxin gives MKATVDKDLCTGCGLCESTCPEVFELQDDVAVVKVDTVPADAEESCKQAAEDCPVEAITCE, from the coding sequence GTGAAAGCAACAGTTGATAAGGATCTTTGCACAGGATGTGGACTTTGTGAAAGCACATGTCCTGAAGTATTTGAATTGCAGGATGATGTAGCAGTTGTTAAAGTTGATACTGTCCCTGCTGATGCAGAAGAATCTTGCAAACAGGCTGCCGAAGATTGCCCTGTTGAGGCAATTACTTGTGAATAG
- a CDS encoding quinate 5-dehydrogenase, with protein MKKVLGVSLGSSSRNHIAKVNILGQEVEIERRGTDGDVKKMMQLYQEYDGKVDVFTLGGTDLYLYSGPKGKRYTIKESARIVSVIKKTPIVDGSGIKYVLEKDVIRYITKHTDIVLQDKKALLLITVDRFGLAEGLIEAGCKMTFGDLISCLNIPIPIYSLSTLNKIARVIIPVLVNIPIKYLYPTGKKQETSNSKFTHFFDQTDIVAGDYIAISQYMPNKMEGKIVITNTVTSENVQDLKDRGVKYLITTTPQFQGRSFGTNVYQGLLVAVSGKKPEELKDNDYLELLKKIDFKPRIEKLNN; from the coding sequence GTGAAAAAAGTTCTTGGTGTTAGCTTAGGTTCCTCATCTAGAAACCATATTGCAAAAGTAAATATATTAGGGCAGGAAGTAGAAATTGAAAGAAGAGGAACAGACGGTGATGTAAAAAAAATGATGCAATTGTATCAGGAATATGACGGGAAGGTTGATGTTTTTACTCTTGGAGGAACCGACTTATATCTTTATTCTGGCCCTAAAGGAAAAAGGTATACTATTAAAGAGTCTGCCAGGATTGTAAGTGTAATCAAAAAAACTCCTATTGTTGACGGTTCCGGAATAAAATATGTATTAGAGAAAGATGTTATAAGATATATTACTAAACATACTGATATAGTACTGCAGGACAAGAAAGCCTTATTACTCATTACAGTTGATAGATTTGGACTTGCAGAAGGACTGATAGAGGCAGGATGTAAAATGACTTTTGGTGATCTTATTTCATGTTTAAATATACCTATACCTATATATAGCTTGAGCACGCTAAATAAGATAGCCCGGGTAATAATACCTGTTTTAGTTAATATTCCAATTAAGTATCTATATCCTACCGGTAAAAAACAAGAAACTTCGAACAGTAAATTTACTCATTTTTTTGATCAGACTGATATAGTAGCAGGGGATTATATAGCAATTAGCCAGTATATGCCAAATAAAATGGAAGGTAAAATTGTTATTACAAATACAGTGACTTCAGAAAATGTTCAGGATTTAAAAGATAGAGGAGTAAAATACCTGATCACTACAACACCACAATTTCAGGGAAGGTCCTTTGGAACTAATGTTTATCAGGGACTATTGGTTGCTGTTTCAGGGAAGAAGCCCGAAGAATTAAAGGATAATGATTACCTCGAATTATTAAAAAAAATAGATTTTAAACCAAGGATTGAAAAATTAAATAATTAG